TGTTGGTGCCGCTGTGGTTGGTCATCGCGCAGCGGCGCAGGGTGCCCCTCCCGTTGCTGGCCGCGTTGCCCCTGGCCGTCCTGGGGCTGGGGCTGCTGTCCTGGGAAGGCGGCGCGTGGGTGATCGGCGACGCCTGGGCGCTGGCCTGCGCCGTGACCTATGCGGGCTTCATTATCACGCTGGAACGGCTGTCGAACCAGCACGCGGCGCTGCCGTTCACGCTGGCGCAACTGGCGGCAGTGACGCTGCTGGCGTGGCTGTGGGCGGGTCTGTCCGGTGGGATAACCTGGCCCCCACCCGCCGCCTGGGGGCCGCTGCTGTACCTGGGCGTGGCGGCCACCGCCCTGACCACCCTGCTACAAACCGTGGGACAGCGCACCGTCAGCGCTGCCGAGGCCAGCCTGATCTACGCGCTGGAGCCGGTGACGGCCACCCTGTTCAGCTTCTTATTGATCGGCGAGCGGGTAGGCCTGCGCGGCGCTCTGGGAGGCCTGCTGGTGGTGGGCAGCACGGTCCTCAGCCAGCGCAGAGGGGGCGAGGCCCGGCCGGAA
This sequence is a window from Deinococcus humi. Protein-coding genes within it:
- a CDS encoding DMT family transporter, translated to MSPRLRGALLLILVTAVWGSTFAVVKTLGELLPPAQLIAWRFLIGFVALLPALLIRGWGLRRRRADQPAPAVPPHFSWKGGLWRDGLLLGVWLIAGYGTQTVALQTTTANRAAFFTALSVVLVPLWLVIAQRRRVPLPLLAALPLAVLGLGLLSWEGGAWVIGDAWALACAVTYAGFIITLERLSNQHAALPFTLAQLAAVTLLAWLWAGLSGGITWPPPAAWGPLLYLGVAATALTTLLQTVGQRTVSAAEASLIYALEPVTATLFSFLLIGERVGLRGALGGLLVVGSTVLSQRRGGEARPETPTPLAE